A stretch of Sulfitobacter sp. THAF37 DNA encodes these proteins:
- a CDS encoding DUF2852 domain-containing protein gives MTTMTETATYGSRQNWFTRTEGWLDDKGKGAWIAAMVLGFIFFWPVGLALLMYMIWSKRMFSGPSCARRSKRTMMTTRSTGNAAFDAYKADTLRRLEEEQTNFESFLERLREAKDKAEFDQFMDERAKRADGPAEA, from the coding sequence ATGACGACCATGACCGAAACCGCCACCTACGGCAGCCGCCAGAACTGGTTCACCCGGACCGAAGGCTGGCTCGACGACAAGGGCAAGGGCGCCTGGATCGCCGCGATGGTGCTTGGCTTCATCTTTTTCTGGCCTGTCGGCCTGGCCCTTCTGATGTACATGATCTGGAGCAAACGCATGTTTTCCGGCCCCTCCTGCGCCCGTCGCAGCAAACGCACGATGATGACAACCCGCAGCACCGGCAACGCCGCCTTCGACGCCTACAAGGCTGACACGCTGCGCCGCCTTGAGGAAGAACAGACGAACTTTGAATCCTTCCTGGAACGGCTGCGCGAAGCCAAGGACAAGGCCGAATTCGACCAGTTCATGGACGAACGCGCCAAGCGCGCCGATGGCCCTGCCGAGGCCTGA
- a CDS encoding RDD family protein has product MTPDPLEQPEFYDGILTKRFIAWMVDGLLIVALCLLILPFTAFTGVFFFPALILVIGFLYRLATLSGGSATWGMRLVGMELRDSRDRPLDGGTAFLHTLGYSVSVTVAPLQLVSIIFMILSPRRQGLTDMLLGTAPLNRRK; this is encoded by the coding sequence ATGACCCCCGACCCTCTCGAACAGCCTGAATTCTACGATGGCATCCTGACCAAGCGGTTCATCGCCTGGATGGTTGACGGCCTGCTGATCGTGGCGCTTTGTCTGTTGATCCTGCCGTTCACTGCTTTCACCGGCGTGTTCTTTTTCCCCGCGCTGATCCTGGTGATCGGTTTTCTCTACCGGCTGGCGACCCTGTCGGGCGGATCGGCCACCTGGGGCATGCGCCTGGTCGGGATGGAGCTGCGCGACAGCCGCGACCGGCCTCTGGACGGCGGCACCGCCTTTCTGCACACGCTGGGCTATAGCGTCAGCGTCACGGTCGCGCCCCTGCAGCTGGTGTCGATCATCTTCATGATCCTGTCGCCCCGGCGCCAGGGCCTGACCGACATGCTGCTGGGGACGGCGCCGCTGAACCGGCGGAAATGA